In Clostridia bacterium, the genomic stretch ACTACCGTGTTCTTGCCGCGATAGGTGATATCGCCGGGCAACCGTCCAATGGGCAGATTGAGGCGTCCGGCAACGAGCAGGAGCACGCCGACCAGCAATAGCACAGCTCCGAAGATAATCAGCACTCGTCCGATGTCGCCCATTCTTATCCCAGTCAAACTTATCCCCAGTCAAACATTGTTCGATGAAGACTTCGAGAATATTGCATCATCGTTCGCGTGAAATCATAAGGATCCATTGCTCGTCATGCGCAACTCCGAGCGTTCGCCGCAAATGCTATTCGATCAACATGCAGTCGCCGTAAGAGAAGAAGCGGTACCGCTCCCTTACAGCGTGTTCGTAGGCGGCGAGCACGCGCTCCCGTCCGGCAAATGCCGAAACCAGCATGAGCAGCGTGGATTGCGGCAAGTGGAAGTTGGTGAGCATGGCGCCAACAACTCGGAACTGGAATCCGGGGTAGATGAAAATATCGGCCTCGCCGCTCTGGGCTGAAATCGCCTGAAAACTGTCACCCGCTTGCGAGGCGCTTTGCTGGGCGGCGCTGGTGTCACCCGCCTTCGCGGCGCTCTGTTGGGCGGCAAATTCGAGCGTGCGGACCGAGGTCGTGCCGACGGCAACGATGCGGCGGCCGGAGCTGCGGGCGCGGTTGATTTTTTCCGATGCCTCGGGCGAAATGCTGTAACGCTCGCGATGAATACGGTGCTGCTCCACGACTTCTGAACGCACGGGCTGGAAAGTGCCCAGGCCGACGTGGAGAGTGACTTCGGCGGTCTCTATGCCGCGCTGGCGAAGGCGTTCCAGAATCTCTGGCGTGAAGTGCAGTCCGGCAGTAGGCGCGGCGACGGAACCGCGTTCGCGGGCGAAGATCGTCTGGTACTGCTCGCGGTCTTCCGGGCGGTCAGCGCGGTGGATGTAGGGCGGCAGCGGTACGTGGCCGAGCCGCTCAAGGGTGCCGAAGAAGTCCGCAACCGATTGGAAACGGACGGTGCGCTCGCCGAATTCCCCGCGCGCAACGACCTCGGCCTGAAGCTCGCCTCTCTCTCCTTCTCCGAAATATAGCTGCTCGCCGATGCCTATCTTCCGACCCGGCCTGACCAGCGCCTCCCACGTTTGCGGATCGGAGGAGAGCTGTTTTGTCAGAAGCACCTCCATGCGGCCGTGGAGGAACTCCTTCATCGCCGGATTCTGCGGGCTGAGCGGCTGCGAATGAATACCGGCACGGCGTCCATAGAGGCGCGCCGGCAGAACGCGAGTGTTATTGAAGACGACTAGATCGTCAGGGCGGAGCAAGTCGGGAAACTGGCCGAAATGAGTGTCGCGAAATCCGTTCGTCTCCCGTCTCAGATGGAGCATCCGCGCCGCAGCGCGGTCACACAGCGGTTGCTGCGCGATCAGTTCCTCTGGCAAGTAGAAATCAAATTCCGTAACGAGCACGGATAGATTATAAGGCGGCAGTTATTACGCAATTCATCAGCGCCACTCGCGGGATGCCTAACTTCCCAGACCGCCTGCAGCACGCAGCCCGACGAGATTGCGGTACTTCCGAACTGATTTGGCGAAGGCGTGCCGGGTGGGATACTATACGCCAACTGCGTGAGATTCCCCGTAGGACTCGACCGAGCAGTTCCCTTTATCATGAGCGATCACGAGCACCGGCACGAACTCGTTAAACTCGGCAAGATGCTGCATGAAAAAGGCTTTATTGCGGCTACCGACGGCAATTTGTCTGTCCGGCAGAGCGATGGGACTGTGCTCTCTACGCCGACCTGCATGTGCAAAGGCATGATGTCTGGCGAAGACATGGTGCGCGTGGACATGGACGGCCGCAAAGTCGATGGCTTTCGCGAGGTTTCCAGCGAAATCGCCATGCACCTCACAATTTACAAGCTGCGCCCGGACGTGAATGCCGTAGTGCATTCGCATCCGCCGACGGCTACAGGCTATGCCGCAGCGGGACTCTCTCTGGACCAGGCACTGGTTTCCGAAATCGTACTGTCGCTCGGCTCTGTGCCACTCGCAAAGTACGCCACGCCGGGCACTCCCGAGCTTTCCGCAAGCCTCGCCCCGCTCGTGCCGGATCACAATGCAATTCTGATGGCTAACCATGGCGTGGTGACCTATGCGGAGGATCTCCTGACGGCTTACATGCATATGGAGACCGTTGAGCACTTTGCAAGAATCGCGTTGGTCACGCATCAACTCGGCCGGCAGAAGGTTTTGAGCGAAGAGAATGTTCGCAAGCTGATCGTCGCCAGAGAGAAGTACCGTGCGATGAGGATGGCTACTTCGAAACCCGCCTAGTGGGCGTACCACCGGCCTTTTGTTGAGTGCAACGCTACTCGCAATCCCGTTTCAACTGCCAGCGAAAATGTCGAATTGTCATCTGACATAGTCAGCTGAAATATCGAATCGGCCATCCGAGGAAAGTCATCCCGCGTCTGCCGTTAGCTGCGCTAGGTTCAACGCCGAAGAAGGGGCACGCCTTCAGGCGTGCCGTAAGCCGCACTCAATCAGAGGCGGCTTTTAGCCGCTGAGGGTCGCTCTAGACTCAATGCTGCTAACTCTACTCGCCGCCAATTCGGAACCGCATACCGGCGCGGAAGTTGGCTTTCAGCCCGGGATACCCCACGACATCGTTGTAACGGTGGTTGAGAATGTTCCCGATATTGGCATAGGCCGTAACGCGCCGATTGATGGCGTACCAGGCGGAGACGTCGGCGCGCGCGTAGCCGGCCGCATAGTTGACCGGCGGTATCGCCCCGAAGAAGAAGTCTGAGTCTGAGCGTCGGCCAACGAAGGTGCCGCCGAGCGATCCGCCCCAGCGGGTACCGTTGTAGGTTAGCAGCAGGTTGCCGCTGTGCTTAGGGCGGCGCAGCAAGGGCTCTCCCGCGGCGTTGCAGCCGAACCCCGGCGTGCAGAGCGGCGCGCTAAGAACCTGCGTCGACGTGTAAACGTAAGCGCCGTCGAGCGAGAGACGGCGCGAGATGCGTCCACTCAGCTCGACTTCCGCTCCGTGCGCCAGCGAGCGATTGATGTTGATGTACTGCGACGCGACAGCATCGAACTTGAACTGGATCTGGTCGGTGAAACGGTTATTGAAGTATGTGGCTGCCAGAGCATAGCGTCCGCCGAAAAGGCTCTGCTGGAAGCCGCCTTCGAGTGAGCGCGCACGCTCCGGCCGCAGATCAGGATTCCCGATAGTCACGAATGAGCCTGTGACTCCGAACGACTCCTCGAAGGTCGGCGCCTTGATCCCCTCTGAATAGCTGCCCCGCAGTCGCGTTCCAGAGAAGAGCGAGCCGCCGCGCAGTGCCAGCAGCGTGAGAGTGGCACGCGGCAAAACCTTATTGCCGAAGCTTTCGTTGTGCTCATAGCGAGCACCGGCCAGCAGCGACAGGCGACGCCAGTTCACGAACTGCTCGCCAAAAACAGCGTGATTGCGTCGCAGTCCGTGCGTGTGCGTCGCACCGGGAAATCCGAATGACACAAACGAACTGTCGATAAAGCCGTTCTCATCTTCGAAGTGGTATCCGAAAACTGTACGGGTCCACTCACGCGGGGAAATCTCGGACGTGTATTGCAAACCCGCGCGATTGAACTTCGTGCGCGAATCGAATGGATCATCGAACGGCCGGCCGGCGTCGGCAACCGTATCGGAGTTCCGGCGCTGGTGGTTGTATTCGAACCCGGTGAAGCGGTGGATCCAGTTGTTAGGGCCAACGACGGTGAGGTCGGCACTGGCCAGGAAGTTATTCTGCCGCGCGTACTGATCGCTATCGGGCGGAATGAATGTGAAATTGTTGAACCACCAGTTCGACGGCACGCCCGTGCGGCTGTTGGAATGGCGGGCGCGCAATCGCAGAGAAACATTCTCTGCGAGCCGTACACCGAAATTCGCTCCCTGCGAGGCGTTGGAATACTCGTCGTTGATGCCCTGCCCGCTGGTGTTGAACTGCTCACCGAAGAGGTTGTAGTCGAAGCGGCCGCGGGCGGCGGCAACCGATGCGTATCCGCGAGCGGTGCCAAACGTGCCGCCTTCGGCGCCAAAGCGAAGTTCGGGGACGGGAGTCGATCCGGGGGCACTCCACGCCTGCACCACACTGGTCATGGCGTCTGAGCCGTACAGACTGCTGGCCGCGCCACGCAGAAGTTCAACACGCTCGATCTGGTCCAGAGAGACCACGCCGAAATCGAATGTGCCGCCGGCATCGTTCACAGGAACGTCATCGATTAGAACTTTGTTGTAGCGCGACTCGCCGCCACGCACGAAGAGCGTGGAAAGCCCGCCACGGCGTCCTGCATCGGCCAGGGTAACGCCGGGGGCGAAGCGAAGAGCATCGCCAAGGTCGGTTGCGTTCAGCGCCTCCAGCGTCTCAGTACCGAGAGTGCCAACGGTCACGCCGGACTGTTCGGCGGGCAAGGGAGCGGCGGCAGCGGTGACGACGACCGTTTCCGGTGCGGCGGCGATCGCTAGTTTGATGAGGGCGGACGTTTCGCCACCGACTTCCACCCGCTCGACCCGCTCAGCGAACCCAGGTGCAAGAACGCGGACACGGTATGACCCGGCACTGATGCCGCTGAAGGCGGCGGAGCCTGCGGCAGAAGCAGGCGAAACGGCGAGCACGCGCCCGCCAGAAGCGTCGAGCAGACTAACGCGCGCCTTGGGTACAACGGCGGAATGGGGATCGATGACGCGGACTTTGAGGTCAGCGGCGTAGCTGAAACCGGACACAAGGAAAAGCAGAATGGCACTGCGGACGAATCGCAAGACGTCCTCCTTTGCACGCGAAAGGGGTTTATTGTCGGCGTTCGCGCCGGTCTCCTGGCTTGACGAGATGCGTCCTGAGTCGTCCGAGTCATGCTCGGAGACGATTCAGCCGGCCTTCCCATGCCTGATGGCACAGTGACCGGCAGACGAGTCGCGACCAACACGGTCGGGACATTTGGGCCTCTTCAGGCCCACTCGTTTACAGTTGCGCGGCAGCGCGGGATTCTCACCCGCTTCCCAAAGTCCCCGGCGAGCGCCGGGAACGCGCGAACGATAGATTTGAAAAGAACGCAGAGCGCGAGTTTATTCCGCTCTGGATCAAAAGTTGACTCTAAGTAAAAACTCGGCAGGTGTCAACGCGCGCGTGCGACCTGCTCCTCTGCGTAGTGCCGGACGCGTTCGAGTGCCTGCTGCATTTCTTCGTGCAGGAGCTTCATCTGTTCAGACCCGGCTTCCCTGGGCACGACGATAGGAGCCGACCATCGAATGTGCGCGCGGGAAAACGGTTTCGGAATCATGAAGTCGTCCCAGGAGTTCAGTTGCCATGTTTTGCTTAACGCAACATAGAAGCAGAGGATGGGTGCTCCGGTATTGCGCGCCAGCAGCACCGGGCCGGGCTTGGCAACGTACTTGGGGCCGCGCGGACCATCGATGGTGAACGCCGCGATACCCCCAGCCTCAATGACGGTGTGCATCCCGAGCAGGGCGCGAACGGCTCCCCGAGAACTCGAGCCGCGCACGGCACGGAAACCAAAACTCTCGATAATGCGCGCGATGTACTCGCCATCGAAGCTGCGGCTTGTCATCACAGAAACGCCACGATCACGAAAATAGTATGTCGCCGGAAAAACGGACCGGTGCCAGAACGGAGCAATCACACGCGCCGGCGGCATCCCGTCGTCCGGAATCTCGGATGGCTGTTCGCTGCTGCACTCGTATCTCAGAGTTGCGCCAATTAACCGAATTGCGATGTAGCCGATGGTGCTGATGAACCAAAGCGCAATTCGCTGACGAAGAGTGAATGCTTCGTCAGCCTTCGTCTTGCGCTCGGCTTCGACTTCTACGGAATTGGCCACGGCACGATTGTAACGGGTGATTCGTCTTTTACCTCTGAGCTTGTCTACTAATGTCGTCCCCTCCGTGACGTAATGCTGCGCGGATTGGGAGTCGAAGCCTGAGAGCCAGCCGAACCGATGATAGCGTTCAGCGCCTGAGCAATACGCGACGTTGCGCCCGCTCCGTAATGCACACCGTCCGCCTGAAAGAAGCTCATGTCGAGGTTGTCGGGAAGCAGCGAATCCAAATCTAGCAGATACTCATAGTCATTCGATGAGCGTATCAATGCGTTGTAGCCGATGCGCTCAATATCCTTTTGGCCGGTGATGCGAGGGCTACGGCTTATCGTCGCTGCGATCACCGTAAACCCGTCAGCTTTAGCTTGTAGCCAATATGCTTTCAGCGAGGCAAACATGGCTGCACTTGTCCCGCCCACTGTGATGTCGTTGTGGCCGACGATCACAACCAGATACGTAGGCGTGTTGCCCGTGACCGCTGGCCGCAACGGATACACCTGGCTGGCATAATCCGCGACGATGTTACCGATGGTGTGACCAGATGTTGCGACGTTGTAGCGCGGGCCGCGCCCCACAAGATTGCTCAAGGCTCCTGCCTTTACATCCCACTTGTCAGCGTCGGCGAGACCGTATCCTGCCGCGTTGCTGGCACCCTCCACAACAAGCGAAGCGACAGAGTTCGCCTTGACGCTCTTAGCTGTGACCGAATTAGGGGTGATGTCCTTGCCGTCCGCTGACGCCTCAAGATCAACGTACTGTTTGGTCCCCGCATCCGTCTCTTTCGCTGGGGAGGTCCTGGCATTCTGAGCAAAGCCAGCTACCGAGTACAGCAATACCGCCATCATTACAAGTCGTTTCATGTTGTCGATTGCTCCTAAAAGAAGATGAAGCTCGCGCTGGTGTTCTCATCCGTACTAGCTACGGGCGTGGTCTCGCACTGAAGGGTGAGCGAGCTGGCCGTCACCGTCGCATATAGTAGGCTTGGTCTAGCTCCAACAGCACTTGGATTGCATCCGTACGTACCGATGTGCTCCGCGTTACCGGCGGAGGGACGTCGGCACTGATGTTTGGTATCGTGCTCATGGCGCGATAACTTTTCCATGTGATTTTGGTCAACCCGCCATCGAGCGAGTAGGACAGGGTCGCTATATCGCCCAAGCTGATATGTCCATTCACTTCGACTGAACAGCGTGCGCAGCGTGTGCGTCGTTGCCGAGTACGGAAAGATTCGCCGATGTGGGTGCGACAGCGCGGTTTCACCCGGGTGTTTCAGCAGCATTCTGCTGCAATGCAGGGGTCTTTTGCTCGTACGCGCCGCCCCCGCCTCCGCGCTCCTTCACTACGGCTTCTTGCCAGGCAAATCCACACTCACAAATTATTTGTCTTCCTGACGGAGCGCAGCGGAGTCGAAGACCCTGTTGCACTAACGCCAATCGCTCCTAGCCATGCTCCGATTATCAGGCATACTTAATCCACTTCAGCAACTCCGGCAGGGTGGGCCGCTTACCGTACATCAGGATGCCAACGCGGTAGATACGCGAGCAGAGCGCGACCATCCCATAAATGGAGACGGCGAGAATGCCTATGGACAGGAATATCTGCCACAGCGGTGGTTGTTGCACGACAATTCGAACGAACATGATGAGCGGAGAGGTAAATGGAAAGAGCGATAGCCAGAATGATGTCGCAGAATTCGGCTGCCTGATTACCGCGAACGCGAAAGTGCTGCACAGGATGATGGGCAGCATGACGGGCCACTGCATCTGTTGCGCTTCCTCGTCCGAGTTCACCATCGCGGCGACTGCAGCGTACATCGTGCTGTAGAGCACGAAGCCGAGCAGGAAAAACACGGGGAAGAATATGTAGACGCCCGGCGCGATGTGCAGTTGCGCCAGGTAAGGCTTGGCGGCGACCACCGCCGGTGTGGAAGCGATGAGGCCAAGCGCCACCCAGATCAGAATTTGCGTAAGACCGACGGCTCCAACGCCGAGAATCTTGCCGGCCATCATCTGGCGTGGTGTCGCGGACGACAGCAGCACCTCTATGACGCGCGATGTTTTCTCTTCCAGCACCGAGCGCATCACGGCAACGCCATAGATGAGCACGGTCATGTAAATCATCATCATGAGCAGGAACGGAAGCGCAACCTCACCGATTCCCCCGGACTTGCTTTCCTTGCCATTCTCGATCCGGATGGTCTCGATTTCGTACGGCCTCAGCAGTCGTTCGGATTGTTCAGTGGAGAGCCCGTAGACGCCGAGTTGCTGCTTCATCAGCGCCGCTGTCACAGCCGTCTTGAGCGAGACGACCTCCATAAAATCGCTGGCGCCGCGGCTGCCGTAAATGAGCTTGTGAGCCTCGATGGCGTCATCGCCAACCCAGAGAAAGCCTTCGAGCGTGCCGTTATTCACTCGCTCGGTAAGCGCCTTTCTGCCTGCTTCTGACGCGTCCAGACTGACTTCCACAAAGTACCTGGGCGGATTCTCGCTTCGTCCTTCAAAACCCGTCCTGAGCGCGGCTACACCGTTTTCGAGTTGCTGCTTAACGGCGTTGGCGACGAACTCGTTCGAGCCCGCGACCACGATATGGTGGTCGCCCCCAGAGCGCATCGACGCCAGTTTGCTGGGCACCATGATAATGCCCACGACGAATACCGGCATCAATACGGTGAACAGGATGAACGCCTTGCTGCGCACGCGTTCCAGGTATTCGCGTCGAAGAATCAGCCAGGTATTACGCATCTTTGACCACCACATCTTTTCCGACCACGTCGATGAAGATCTCTTCCAGCGAAGGCTCTACCAGCTCGAACCGGTTCACTCGCGCCGTCTTCATCGCTATCTCCAGCAGTTGTTGCGAATCTGCGCCCGGCTGCAAGCGAAGCTCGACGAAGTTGCCGTAGTTATTGAACGACTGGACTAGATCGCTGCGTTCGAGGAAAGGGGCCGCCCCATCGTATTCCATCTGTACGCTGCTGCGGCCGTAGCCGGCTTTGATCTGCTTCAGTTCGCCTTCGAGCACGGACTTGCCGCGATTGACCAGGCAAATGGAATCGCAAAGCCGCTCTACCTGATCCATACGATGGGTTGAGAACAGGATCGTTTTTCCAGCTTGCTTGAGTTCGAGCAGGATGTTCTTGAGATCCATGGCGTTCGCCGGATCGAGGCCGGAGAAGGGCTCGTCCATGATCACGAACTCCGGTTGATGGAGCACGGCGGCAATGAACTGAACCTTCTGCTGCATGCCCTTCGAGAGCTCTTCGACCTTTGACTTGGCCCAGCGGCCGAGTTCTAGCCGCTCCAGCCACCACATCGCGCGCTTCGCGGCTTCCATGCGCTCCACGCCCTTGAGTTCCGCAAGGAAGACCAGCAGTTCGAGAATGTGCATGCGCTTGTAGAGCCCGCGCTCTTCCGGCAGATAACCGATGCGCGCGAGATGTTCGCGGCGGAAGTGCTCGCCGAACAACCGAACTTCGCCGGAGTCCGGCAAGGTGATGCCAATCATTGTGCGTAGCGTGCTGGTTTTGCCGGCTCCATTAGGGCCAAGTAGCCCGTACACCGTTCCCGGACGTATCGCGAATGACAGGTTATCGACGGCTTTGAATTGGTCGTAGCTTTTGCAGATCGAGCACAGCTCAAGGGTGTTCGTCATGGATGGGCAGTTCGTCCGCTCAACTTATTCAAGGTCGAGATATTCATCAATCCAAATCTTGATTCGGAACCGGTTCTGCTCCTGCGGTTCGAAACGGAATCCCGCAAGGCGCTGTTCTGGCCGAACCCAGGCGACCCGCGCCTGCAATGTCAACGTTGGCAACTTCGGCAAGTTGAGCGTCACTTCGCAGGGGTCGCCGATCTTAAATGAGTGCATTGTTTCTGCCGAGAGTCCGCCACCGCTGATCTCCTGCAATGTCGCCCGGGTGTGGACAGTGTCGTGAACAACGCGAAGCTCGCTCACGATAGGGATGCGGATGTACCGGCGCAGTTCGTGAAGAACGAGCAGGTGAGTGGCACGCACAACCCGCAATGCGTTCTGGCGCTCGACAGGATCGTTGATGATTGCGTTCACGCCATACTGCGAAAAGCGCAGGGATTGCTGCGCGCTGGCGCATATTCCGTAAATGACCATCCTGTGGTTCGAGGGCGATTTCCGAATTGTGGTCAGAATGTTGCCGGCATTTTCGTCCAGGCAAACGACACACGCTTCCATCTTCTCTTTGTGAATACGTTCAATCGCCTGGTCGAGACTGATTTCCACGGAATCAATACCGAACTGGCGGAAACATTCGCGCAGCAGCGCCGTCGTTGGCTCGTCCAGCCCAACGAGGGCGACCCTGGCGGCAATTCGCGACACCGGCGTCTTCTGCGGTGTGATGGCAGGAACAGATGGCATATTGAGGGTCCGAACTCCGGGAGCGTTATTGTGTCTCGAACCCGCAGCTTTGGCAATGCTTAGCAGTTGCCTACTGATGTGCACCGACGGCGCGGCGACGCATGGGTCCATGCCTCAGGCGTACCGTACTTTCTGAAATAAACGAAAGGCACGGCGCGAGCCGTGCCTTTTGCCTTTCGGAATTAAGCTATTCAGTCCAGCGACGGAAAGCGAGACAGCCGTTTGTTCCGCCGAAGCCAAATGAGTTCGAGAGTGCGATGTTGAGGTCCATCTTGCGCGCCGTGAGTGGCACGTAGTCCAGGTCGCATTCCGCGTCAACATGGTCGAGGTTGGCAGTAGGCGGCACGATCTGGTTGCAAAGTGCGAGGATCGTGATGCCTGCCTCCAGTCCGCCAGCGCCACCGAGAAGGTGTCCCGTCATGGACTTGGTAGAACTGACGGCAACCTTGCAGGCGTGTTCGCCGAGCGCACGCTTGATGGCCAGCGTCTCCAGCTTGTCGCCAAGCGGAGTCGATGTGCCGTGAGCGTTGATGTAGTCAACCTGGCTGGGTGAAATCCCTGCATCCTTCATCGCGTTCTGCATGACGCGGCAGCCGCCGTCGCCATCTTCCGCCGGTTGAGTGATGTGGTTGGCATCGCCGCTCATGCCGTAGCCGATGATCTCGGCAAGGATGTTGGCGCCACGAGCGCGCGCGAACTCGAGTTCTTCGAGCACGAGCATCCCGGAGCCCTCGCCGATAACGAAGCCGTCGCGTTCGGTGTCCCAGGGACGCGAAGCGCGTTCAGGATCGTCATTGCGCGTAGAGAGCGCGCGCATGGCAGCGAAGCCGCCGACGCCCATGGGCGTGATGGCCGCTTCAGTGCCGCCAGCGATCATCGCGTCGGCATCCCCGCGAGCGATGATCTTGAAGGCATCGCCGACGGAGTGTGCGCTGGACGTGCACGCAGTGCACGTAGCCTCGTTCGGGCCTTTCGCGCCGTAGCGAATACTGACATGCCCGGCAGCGAGATTGACGATTGCGGCAGGAATGAAGAAGGGCGAGATTTTCCGCGGGCCGCCATTGAGCAGATTGGAGTGCTCGCGCTCGATCACATCGAAACCGCCGATGCCTGAGCCGATATGCACGCCGACGCGGGTGGCGAGCTCGGGCGTGACTTTCAGTCCCGACATTCTCATTGCTTCATCCGTGGCGGCGAGCGCCATGTGGATGAAGCGGCCCATCTTTTTAACTTCCTTCTTGTCGATGAAGTTGAGCGGGTCGAAGTTCTTGACCTCAGCCGCGATCTGGCACGCGAACTGGGCAGTGTCAAAGGCCGTGATACGGGCAACACCGCTTTTCCCGGCGAGAAGGTTTTGCCAAACCTCATCGACGGTGTGACCGACCCCGCAAATAAGACCGATTCCCGTGATTACTACGCGGCGGGCCAAGGGTTATTTGCCGCCTTTCGAGTTCTTGCCGATGTACTCGACAGCGTCTTTCACGGTGCGAATCTTTTCGGCGTCTTCGTCGGGAATCTCAATATCAAAAGCTTCTTCGAAGGCCATGACGAGTTCGACGGTGTCCAGCGAATCCGCGCCGAGGTCGTCAACAAACGACGCATTGGCCGTTACTTCACCTTCATCGACACCGAGCTGTTCCACAATGATCTGCTTTACTTTTTCATCAACTGAAGCCATTGAGCGTAGTTCTCCTTTTCGCGAGCTTCCGGCAAACGGTGTGCGCGGCAGTTCGCGGAAAGCTCTGCCGCGGCGTTCTCGTTGCGCCGCCGTGCATGAACGGATTTCGAAGGCGGCACAACGAACCGCCGCGAACTGTTATTTCCCAACCTTGGCGTGTTTGCCGATGTAATCGACGGCATCGTGCACGGTGCGGATCTTCTCCGCGTCTTCGTCAGGAATTTCTATGTCGAAAGCCTCTTCAAAGGCCATTACCAACTCGACCGTGTCCAAGGAGTCGGCGCCGAGGTCATCGACGAATGACGCGCTCGTCGTGACTTCTGCTTCATCGACACCCAACTGCTCGACAATAATCTGCTTAACTTTCTCTTCTACGGATGCCATATGATTGGCGCCTCCTGTGGGGAATGACAAACTGGATAGTCTACTGGCGCGTCTGAATCTCTGTAAAGAAATACGAGCCGGGCGCCAGCGACACGGCTCACATGAAGTGCTGGAAATCTGGTTGAGTCCCCATAATAGTACGTCAGAGGGGTCCCAAACTCAGCCATCATCCTAACCGCTGCTCAAAATACGGTCAACGCAAGGTGACAACCAGAGCAATCGTGCGGCGAGGAACCAGCCTCGCCGCATTTGTTGAAAAGTGCTCCACTACCTGCTGTACTGGTCGCGCAGATGCGTCTGTCGATTGTCCAGAGGAATCTCGCGACCCTGTATGAACACACGCTTTACGTCCGTCTTCACATCAAGCGGATCGCCGCTCGCGACCACAATGTTGGCGGTCTTGCCGGCGTCGAGGGAGCCCAACTGCTTATCGACTCCCCATATTTCAGCAGCATTGAGGGTAACGGCCTTTAACGCCTCGTCATACGGTAAACCGAACGCAACCGCGTATCCGGCGGCGTAGGGCAAGTTACGGGAGTTGTGCGCCTCATAGCTCGCAAAGGCGATCTTAACGCCACGCTTGTGCAACTCGGCTGGCAGTCGATAAACAGCATCGTAGCGCTGGTCGTCCTTCGGAAGTTCGTAGATGGGACCGACGATGACCGGAACCTTGAGTTCGGCGATGCGATCCATCAGCTTCTGCGAACGCGTCACGTGGTTCAAAACAAACCTCAGCTTGAACTCGTTGGCGAGCGCGACAATGGTCTCTACGTCGCTCGGTTCGTGGGCTGCAAGCACGATAGGCCGAGTGCCTTCCAGATAGGGCGCCAGCGCCTCCAGCTTGAGATCGCGCTTTGGTGGGCCGTCCTTCTCCTTATCCGTGGCCGACTTCTTTTCGTACTCGTGCCACTTACGGGAATACTCCTGCGTATCGAGGAAGGCCTGACGAAGTTGTGCGACCACGCCCATGCGCGTCTGCGGATACTTAGCTTTCTCGAACGATGCGTTACGACGCTGCTCTCCCGTAAAGTTCAGTGGCATAGCGATGTCGCGCGTCAGAATCATCTCGGGCGCGGAGCGGCCATCGAGCTGTATCAGGAGATCCTGTCCGGGAATGGTGTCGCGGCTGGCCGGCGCGACAATCGCGTTCGTGACGCCGTTGGCGCGGGTTACGGGAATAAGCTCCGATTCCGCATGGAAGGCGTCATACACGTGCATGTGCGGCATGATGTTGTCGCTGGACTCGATGAGGTCATTCGTCGCGTCGTCGGCCTCGATCTCGATGAGCCCAAGGTGAGTTTCTGAATCGATGAGGCCGGGATACACCGTCATGCCAGTGACGTCGATGACGCGAGCGTTGGCTGGAATGTTTACCGACCCTGCAACTCCCACCGCAGTAATCTTTCCGCCGTGCATGACCAGCACACCGTTCG encodes the following:
- a CDS encoding DUF2905 family protein; amino-acid sequence: MGDIGRVLIIFGAVLLLVGVLLLVAGRLNLPIGRLPGDITYRGKNTVV
- the queA gene encoding tRNA preQ1(34) S-adenosylmethionine ribosyltransferase-isomerase QueA, with the protein product MLVTEFDFYLPEELIAQQPLCDRAAARMLHLRRETNGFRDTHFGQFPDLLRPDDLVVFNNTRVLPARLYGRRAGIHSQPLSPQNPAMKEFLHGRMEVLLTKQLSSDPQTWEALVRPGRKIGIGEQLYFGEGERGELQAEVVARGEFGERTVRFQSVADFFGTLERLGHVPLPPYIHRADRPEDREQYQTIFARERGSVAAPTAGLHFTPEILERLRQRGIETAEVTLHVGLGTFQPVRSEVVEQHRIHRERYSISPEASEKINRARSSGRRIVAVGTTSVRTLEFAAQQSAAKAGDTSAAQQSASQAGDSFQAISAQSGEADIFIYPGFQFRVVGAMLTNFHLPQSTLLMLVSAFAGRERVLAAYEHAVRERYRFFSYGDCMLIE
- a CDS encoding class II aldolase/adducin family protein, which codes for MSDHEHRHELVKLGKMLHEKGFIAATDGNLSVRQSDGTVLSTPTCMCKGMMSGEDMVRVDMDGRKVDGFREVSSEIAMHLTIYKLRPDVNAVVHSHPPTATGYAAAGLSLDQALVSEIVLSLGSVPLAKYATPGTPELSASLAPLVPDHNAILMANHGVVTYAEDLLTAYMHMETVEHFARIALVTHQLGRQKVLSEENVRKLIVAREKYRAMRMATSKPA
- a CDS encoding TonB-dependent receptor, which encodes MRFVRSAILLFLVSGFSYAADLKVRVIDPHSAVVPKARVSLLDASGGRVLAVSPASAAGSAAFSGISAGSYRVRVLAPGFAERVERVEVGGETSALIKLAIAAAPETVVVTAAAAPLPAEQSGVTVGTLGTETLEALNATDLGDALRFAPGVTLADAGRRGGLSTLFVRGGESRYNKVLIDDVPVNDAGGTFDFGVVSLDQIERVELLRGAASSLYGSDAMTSVVQAWSAPGSTPVPELRFGAEGGTFGTARGYASVAAARGRFDYNLFGEQFNTSGQGINDEYSNASQGANFGVRLAENVSLRLRARHSNSRTGVPSNWWFNNFTFIPPDSDQYARQNNFLASADLTVVGPNNWIHRFTGFEYNHQRRNSDTVADAGRPFDDPFDSRTKFNRAGLQYTSEISPREWTRTVFGYHFEDENGFIDSSFVSFGFPGATHTHGLRRNHAVFGEQFVNWRRLSLLAGARYEHNESFGNKVLPRATLTLLALRGGSLFSGTRLRGSYSEGIKAPTFEESFGVTGSFVTIGNPDLRPERARSLEGGFQQSLFGGRYALAATYFNNRFTDQIQFKFDAVASQYININRSLAHGAEVELSGRISRRLSLDGAYVYTSTQVLSAPLCTPGFGCNAAGEPLLRRPKHSGNLLLTYNGTRWGGSLGGTFVGRRSDSDFFFGAIPPVNYAAGYARADVSAWYAINRRVTAYANIGNILNHRYNDVVGYPGLKANFRAGMRFRIGGE
- a CDS encoding lysophospholipid acyltransferase family protein; translated protein: MANSVEVEAERKTKADEAFTLRQRIALWFISTIGYIAIRLIGATLRYECSSEQPSEIPDDGMPPARVIAPFWHRSVFPATYYFRDRGVSVMTSRSFDGEYIARIIESFGFRAVRGSSSRGAVRALLGMHTVIEAGGIAAFTIDGPRGPKYVAKPGPVLLARNTGAPILCFYVALSKTWQLNSWDDFMIPKPFSRAHIRWSAPIVVPREAGSEQMKLLHEEMQQALERVRHYAEEQVARAR
- a CDS encoding SGNH/GDSL hydrolase family protein, which encodes MKRLVMMAVLLYSVAGFAQNARTSPAKETDAGTKQYVDLEASADGKDITPNSVTAKSVKANSVASLVVEGASNAAGYGLADADKWDVKAGALSNLVGRGPRYNVATSGHTIGNIVADYASQVYPLRPAVTGNTPTYLVVIVGHNDITVGGTSAAMFASLKAYWLQAKADGFTVIAATISRSPRITGQKDIERIGYNALIRSSNDYEYLLDLDSLLPDNLDMSFFQADGVHYGAGATSRIAQALNAIIGSAGSQASTPNPRSITSRRGRH